TTTTTATAATTGTGAGAAAGCAGTGTGTGATCTACCGGACTTTGATCAACAATAAGGCAGGGTTTTAACTGAAGAGTAGAGTTTGAGATCGCAGGTAGAATATATTTTCTCACGGGGGGTGGCTCCTCTTTGGGTTATTCCTCTAATTGATTTTTTTGCGTATGGCCAGTGTTGCAATTTTATTTGCGAGAGAGGCGTGATGTTTTTTTCTGTCTGCCAAAGAAGTGTTTTGTGTGGATGGCTTCAATTTACTTTTTAGATTAAGGATGCGTTGAACGGATTCATCGAGTTTTTTTTCAGAGATAAGGCCTGTTTTAACGGCATTGACTAAATGCTGATGGATACGCCGTATATCTTCAGGGAGGAGTTCATAGTTGGGTTGGTTTCCTATGAGATTTTTACCTCCCAGAAGTAAAATGTCACAGCCGGCATTGAAGGCTTGAATGGCTGCATCATCAATAGAATGACATTGATTTAAAAGCCCCTGCATCACAAGTGAATCGGAAATGATGACCCCTTTAAATCCCATTTCTTTTCTTAAAATATCGAGAATCGGTTGAGATAGAGTCGCACAATATGTGGGATCAATTGACGGAATAAGGATATGGGCGGTCATTACGGTATCGGCATCATTGGCAAGTTCAGCAAAAGGAATGAATTCAATCTGTTGTAATTGTTCTTTGGTTTTATAGATGACGGGAAGGGCTTCATGAGAGTCGATATCTACATCTCC
This Simkaniaceae bacterium DNA region includes the following protein-coding sequences:
- the nagZ gene encoding beta-N-acetylhexosaminidase; amino-acid sequence: MNELTLEEKIGQLLLVHFNGEKANDDAKMLIQDVKVGGIIYYNWANGLHSPDQVFQLTHDLQALNSQTECLIPLFIAVDQEGGLVARLTQGFTLFPGNRALGMTNEPQLAEEAAYAMGQELKAVGINFNLAPVVDVNSNPRNPVIGIRSFGDSADLVTSFAQKALLGYKKAEIFTSLKHFPGHGDVDIDSHEALPVIYKTKEQLQQIEFIPFAELANDADTVMTAHILIPSIDPTYCATLSQPILDILRKEMGFKGVIISDSLVMQGLLNQCHSIDDAAIQAFNAGCDILLLGGKNLIGNQPNYELLPEDIRRIHQHLVNAVKTGLISEKKLDESVQRILNLKSKLKPSTQNTSLADRKKHHASLANKIATLAIRKKIN